A genomic region of Oryza glaberrima chromosome 1, OglaRS2, whole genome shotgun sequence contains the following coding sequences:
- the LOC127760475 gene encoding early nodulin-like protein 1 gives MAPPMMATAARPRDDQPRRRQALLLAASALLFLLCGGGAPGAGGVVVAVAATASATATPGLVFHVGGPRGWRVPDANTSYAWWAMNNRFHVGDSLYFRYGGGDSVLVVDREAFDGCNATEPVARFAGGATTVPLGRPGFFCFISGAPGHCDGGQRLIVRVMVHPAPGAPAPAPSAAAAATSHPGASASGPGASSGAAAVAAGGAGGAVAAAAMGVLAGLVLLLQ, from the exons atggcgccgccgatgatggcgacggcagcAAGGCCTCGCGACgaccagccgcggcggcggcaggctctgctcctcgccgcctccgccctcctcttcctcctctgcggcggcggcgctcctggcgctggcggcgtcgtcgtggcggtcgcggcgacggcgtcggcgacggcgacgccggggcTGGTGTTCCACGTCGGCGGGCCGCGCGGGTGGCGCGTCCCGGACGCCAACACCAGCTACGCCTGGTGGGCGATGAACAACCGCTTCCACGTCGGCGACTCGCTCT ACTTCaggtacggcggcggcgactcggtGCTCGTCGTCGACCGGGAGGCGTTCGACGGCTGCAACGCGACGGAGCCGGTGGCCaggttcgccggcggcgccaccaccgtgCCGCTCGGCCGCCCGGGCTTCTTCTGCTTCATCAGCGGCGCGCCGGGGCACTGCGACGGCGGCCAGAGGCTCATCGTGCGCGTCATGGTGCACCCGGCGCCGGGAGCCCCGgcccccgcgccgtcggccgcggcggcggcgacctcgcatCCTGGCGCCTCTGCCTCCGGCCCCGGCGCGTCGTCCGGAGCCGCCGcggttgccgccggcggcgccggcggcgccgtcgccgcggcggcgatgggtgttctcgccggcctcgtcctgctgcttcaGTGA